A window of the Pseudomonas sp. B21_DOA genome harbors these coding sequences:
- a CDS encoding multidrug efflux RND transporter permease subunit codes for MPQFFIDRPVFAWVVALFILLAGALAIPQLPVAQYPDVAPPQIEIYAVYPGASAQTVDESVVSLIEEELNGADHLLYFESQSSLGSATIKATFQPGTNPELAQVDVQNRLKVVESRLPQAVNQQGLQVEKVSSGFLLLITLTSSDGKLDDVALSDYLARNVMNEIKRLDGVGKAQLYGAERAMRIWIDPQKLIAFNLTPADVNEAIVAQNAQVSAGSIGDLPSPSTQEITATILVKGQLSTPQEFADIVLKANRDGSTVRIGDVARVEIGSQEYQFGTRLNGKPSTAVGVQLSPGANALNTATLVRAKMDELARYFPAGVEYNIPYDTSPFVKVSITKVIYTLGEAMLLVFAVMFLFLQNVRYTLIPTLVVPVALMGTFATMLALGFSINVLTMFGMVLAIGILVDDAIVVVENVERIMATEGLSPKEATRKAMTQITGAIIGITLVLVAVFIPMAFMQGSVGVIYQQFSLSMATSILFSAFLALTLTPALCATLLKPVAKGEHHEKSGFFGWFNRRFDHLTDRYQGWVGYALKRTGRYLLVYVVLLVGLGICFARLPSSFLPTEDQGYTITDIQLPPGATKNRTVQVAEQLEAHNAGEPGISDSVVILGFSFSGSGQNAALAFSTLKDWSERGSDDAASSIADRANAALSQIKDAMAFSVLPPPVDGLGTSSGFEFRLQDRGGLGHATLMQARTELLAAAEKSPVLMNVRESALAEAPQVQLIVDRKQANALGVSFADIGNVLSTAVGSSYINDFPNQGRMQRVVVQAEGDQRSQVDDLLKMHVRNNAGNMVPLSAFVQADWIQGPAQLTRYNGYPAIAISGEPSAGRSTGEAMEEIERLVALGPKGLGQEWTGLSLQERLSGNQAPILLGLSLLVVFLCLAALYESWSIPTSVLLVVPLGVLGAVLAVTMREMPNDVFFKVGLITIIGLSAKNAILIIEFAKSLYDEGHDLIDATLQAARLRLRPIVMTSLAFILGVVPLAIATGASSASQQAIGTGVIGGMITATLAVIFVPVFFVVVMKLVQRFTKQH; via the coding sequence ATGCCGCAGTTCTTTATCGACCGCCCGGTGTTCGCCTGGGTGGTCGCCCTGTTCATCCTGTTGGCTGGTGCGCTGGCCATCCCGCAGTTACCGGTCGCGCAATACCCCGACGTCGCACCGCCGCAGATCGAAATCTACGCCGTCTACCCCGGCGCCTCGGCGCAGACCGTCGATGAAAGCGTGGTCAGCCTGATCGAGGAGGAACTCAACGGCGCCGATCACCTGCTCTATTTCGAATCGCAGAGCAGCCTCGGTAGCGCGACGATCAAGGCCACGTTCCAGCCGGGTACCAACCCGGAACTGGCGCAGGTTGACGTGCAGAACCGTCTCAAGGTGGTCGAGTCGCGCCTGCCGCAAGCGGTCAATCAGCAGGGTTTGCAGGTGGAGAAGGTCTCTTCCGGTTTCCTCTTGCTGATCACTCTGACCTCCAGCGACGGCAAGCTCGATGACGTGGCGCTCAGCGATTATCTGGCGCGCAACGTGATGAACGAGATCAAGCGGCTGGACGGTGTCGGCAAGGCGCAGTTGTACGGCGCCGAACGGGCGATGCGAATCTGGATCGATCCGCAGAAGCTGATCGCCTTCAACCTGACGCCGGCCGATGTCAACGAAGCCATCGTCGCGCAGAACGCCCAGGTTTCCGCCGGCAGCATCGGTGATCTGCCGTCACCTTCGACGCAGGAGATCACTGCGACGATTCTGGTCAAGGGCCAGTTGTCGACGCCGCAGGAATTCGCCGACATCGTGCTCAAGGCCAACCGCGACGGCTCCACGGTGCGCATCGGCGATGTCGCGCGCGTCGAAATCGGCAGCCAGGAATATCAGTTCGGCACGCGCCTGAACGGCAAGCCGTCCACTGCCGTCGGCGTGCAGCTCTCTCCGGGCGCCAACGCGCTGAACACCGCGACGCTGGTGCGGGCGAAGATGGATGAGTTGGCGCGCTATTTCCCGGCCGGCGTTGAATACAACATCCCGTACGACACGTCGCCCTTCGTCAAAGTCTCGATCACCAAAGTGATCTACACCCTTGGCGAAGCGATGCTGCTGGTGTTTGCGGTGATGTTCCTGTTCTTGCAGAACGTGCGCTATACGCTGATTCCGACGTTGGTGGTGCCGGTGGCGCTGATGGGCACGTTCGCGACCATGCTGGCGCTGGGCTTCTCCATCAATGTGCTGACCATGTTCGGCATGGTGCTGGCCATCGGCATTCTGGTGGACGATGCGATCGTGGTGGTGGAGAACGTCGAGCGGATCATGGCAACCGAGGGCCTGTCGCCGAAAGAAGCCACGCGCAAGGCGATGACGCAGATCACCGGGGCTATCATCGGCATCACGCTGGTGCTGGTCGCGGTGTTTATTCCGATGGCATTCATGCAGGGTTCGGTCGGAGTGATCTATCAGCAGTTTTCGCTGTCGATGGCCACGTCGATTTTGTTCTCGGCGTTCCTCGCCCTGACGTTGACGCCGGCATTATGCGCGACACTGCTCAAGCCTGTCGCCAAAGGCGAGCATCACGAAAAATCCGGATTCTTCGGTTGGTTCAATCGCCGCTTTGATCATCTGACCGATCGCTATCAAGGTTGGGTTGGCTATGCGCTGAAGCGCACCGGTCGCTACTTGTTGGTCTACGTCGTCCTGCTTGTAGGTCTGGGCATTTGCTTCGCGCGTCTGCCCTCCTCGTTTCTGCCGACAGAGGATCAGGGCTACACCATCACCGACATCCAGCTGCCGCCCGGCGCGACCAAGAACCGCACGGTTCAAGTGGCCGAGCAGCTTGAAGCGCATAACGCCGGTGAGCCGGGGATCAGTGACAGTGTGGTGATTCTCGGTTTCAGCTTCTCCGGTAGCGGGCAGAATGCGGCGCTGGCGTTTTCAACGCTCAAGGATTGGTCGGAACGTGGCAGTGATGATGCCGCCAGCTCGATCGCTGACCGCGCCAACGCAGCCCTGAGCCAGATCAAGGACGCCATGGCGTTCTCGGTGCTGCCGCCGCCGGTCGATGGTCTCGGCACGTCCAGCGGTTTCGAGTTCCGTTTGCAGGATCGCGGTGGACTGGGCCATGCGACGTTGATGCAGGCGCGTACGGAACTGCTCGCCGCCGCCGAGAAAAGCCCGGTACTGATGAACGTGCGTGAAAGCGCGCTGGCCGAAGCGCCGCAAGTGCAACTGATCGTCGACCGCAAGCAGGCGAATGCCTTGGGCGTTTCGTTCGCCGACATCGGCAACGTGTTGTCCACTGCCGTGGGTTCGAGCTACATCAATGACTTCCCCAATCAGGGCCGCATGCAGCGCGTGGTTGTGCAAGCCGAAGGTGATCAGCGCAGTCAGGTGGACGACTTGCTGAAAATGCACGTGCGCAACAACGCCGGAAACATGGTGCCGCTGTCGGCATTCGTCCAGGCCGACTGGATTCAGGGGCCGGCGCAATTGACCCGGTACAACGGCTATCCGGCGATTGCCATCTCTGGAGAACCGTCGGCGGGGCGCAGCACCGGTGAGGCCATGGAGGAAATCGAGCGACTGGTAGCGCTGGGGCCCAAAGGGCTGGGCCAGGAATGGACTGGTCTGTCATTGCAGGAACGCCTGTCCGGCAATCAGGCGCCGATTCTGCTCGGCTTGTCGCTGCTGGTGGTGTTCCTGTGTCTGGCGGCGCTGTACGAGAGCTGGTCGATTCCGACTTCGGTATTGCTCGTGGTACCGCTGGGTGTGCTCGGCGCGGTGCTGGCGGTGACAATGCGCGAAATGCCTAACGACGTGTTCTTCAAGGTTGGCCTGATTACCATCATCGGCCTGTCAGCAAAGAACGCGATCCTGATCATCGAGTTCGCCAAGAGCCTGTATGACGAGGGTCACGATCTCATCGATGCAACGTTGCAGGCAGCGCGTTTGCGCCTGCGGCCGATCGTGATGACATCGCTGGCGTTCATTCTTGGCGTGGTGCCCTTGGCCATCGCCACCGGCGCCAGCTCAGCGAGCCAGCAAGCAATCGGTACTGGCGTAATCGGCGGGATGATCACCGCGACGCTGGCGGTGATCTTCGTGCCGGTGTTCTTCGTCGTGGTCATGAAGCTCGTACAACGATTCACCAAGCAACACTGA
- a CDS encoding autotransporter outer membrane beta-barrel domain-containing protein codes for MSTGETDFLNVTESASGRHELVVGASASEPVTGAPVQVANIAGGDAQFDLRNGQVDRGALAYKLVREGEGIFLRTDGTTPSTGTQTALAIAGTAPTVIYSEMTTLNTRLGDRRMAGTQPRSQSVVALDSDNQNATTGLWIRTHANQYNVKNAYGDGYKQNQTGVSLGVDTPLPMGDGQWLIGVFGGYSTTRLDLARGSAGTINSTYGGMYLSWYDEMTGYYVDTVGKINRFSNDVKVTLSDDTRTKGDFDNLGISGTVEVGKHIVLNRGYFIEPSAQFGVATVKGKDYQLDNGLQVDSNETRSLLGKVGMTVGREVVLNNGGKLQPRLHAAVSHEFVNNNRVSVNDTGFNNDLSSTNLELTGGLNWVPANNKWQVYGELGTSRGSKADQELGGSVGLSFSF; via the coding sequence GTGTCCACCGGTGAAACGGACTTTCTCAATGTCACGGAATCAGCCAGTGGCCGGCACGAGCTGGTAGTCGGTGCAAGCGCCAGCGAACCTGTCACCGGTGCACCGGTTCAAGTGGCTAACATCGCTGGCGGGGATGCTCAGTTCGATCTGAGAAACGGTCAGGTTGATCGTGGTGCTTTGGCGTACAAACTGGTGCGAGAGGGCGAAGGTATATTCCTGCGAACTGATGGGACAACGCCGAGCACGGGTACACAAACGGCATTGGCCATTGCCGGTACAGCTCCTACGGTTATCTATTCGGAAATGACCACTCTCAATACCCGCCTCGGCGACCGTCGCATGGCCGGCACTCAGCCCCGATCGCAATCGGTTGTTGCACTGGACTCAGATAATCAGAACGCGACCACCGGCCTGTGGATACGGACTCATGCCAATCAGTACAACGTCAAGAATGCCTATGGCGATGGTTACAAACAAAATCAGACTGGCGTCTCGTTGGGGGTGGATACGCCACTACCGATGGGTGATGGCCAATGGTTGATTGGGGTTTTTGGTGGATACAGCACCACTCGCCTTGACCTGGCCCGCGGCAGCGCGGGCACGATCAATAGCACCTATGGCGGGATGTATCTGTCGTGGTACGACGAAATGACCGGGTACTACGTGGATACCGTTGGCAAAATCAACCGTTTCAGTAATGACGTCAAAGTCACATTGAGCGATGACACTCGAACAAAGGGTGACTTCGATAATCTCGGGATCAGTGGGACCGTCGAAGTGGGCAAGCATATAGTCTTGAATCGAGGCTATTTCATCGAGCCCTCTGCCCAGTTTGGTGTAGCGACGGTGAAAGGCAAAGATTATCAGCTGGACAATGGGCTGCAGGTAGACAGCAACGAGACCCGCTCATTGCTCGGCAAGGTCGGAATGACAGTTGGCCGCGAGGTGGTGCTGAACAATGGCGGCAAACTGCAACCCAGGCTGCACGCGGCGGTAAGTCATGAATTCGTTAACAACAATCGTGTCAGCGTGAATGACACTGGATTCAACAACGACTTGTCCAGCACCAACCTCGAGCTGACCGGTGGCCTCAACTGGGTGCCGGCCAATAACAAATGGCAGGTATATGGCGAGCTAGGAACCAGCAGGGGCAGCAAAGCTGACCAGGAGCTGGGAGGGAGTGTCGGGCTGAGCTTCAGTTTCTGA
- a CDS encoding sugar phosphate isomerase/epimerase: MNKPAVSISLSSYGAELVRQRGQDSFIEVLAAAGANRIEWREELLTRENPAQLAQATQAQGLQSIYSSPTELWLAGQAQPNPELITALQQAQAFGSKWLKVSLGYFTDNSDLQALAERLKQSPVQLLVENDQTLHGGRIEPFQRFFAAVEQHNLPIKMTFDIGNWHWQDQSAASAARALGRHVGYVHCKAVARRADGKLVAVPPAISDLHLWEQLLRHMDQGVMRAAEYPLQGDDLVQLTREHVAALARLGQSRLEPAHV, translated from the coding sequence ATGAATAAACCAGCCGTTTCCATCAGTCTGTCCAGCTACGGTGCAGAGCTTGTGCGCCAGCGAGGCCAGGATTCTTTTATCGAGGTACTCGCGGCAGCCGGCGCCAATCGCATCGAGTGGCGCGAAGAGTTGCTGACCCGCGAAAACCCTGCGCAACTGGCTCAAGCGACTCAGGCCCAGGGCCTGCAAAGCATCTATTCGTCGCCCACCGAACTGTGGCTGGCAGGGCAAGCGCAACCCAATCCCGAATTGATTACCGCGCTGCAACAGGCGCAGGCATTCGGTTCGAAATGGCTGAAGGTGTCGCTCGGCTATTTCACTGACAACTCTGATTTGCAGGCCCTGGCCGAGCGACTCAAGCAGAGCCCGGTGCAACTGCTGGTGGAGAACGACCAGACCTTGCACGGCGGGCGAATCGAGCCGTTCCAGCGTTTCTTCGCCGCCGTCGAGCAGCACAACTTGCCGATCAAGATGACTTTCGATATTGGCAACTGGCACTGGCAGGACCAGTCCGCTGCCAGCGCCGCCCGCGCGCTTGGTCGTCATGTCGGTTACGTGCATTGCAAAGCCGTTGCGCGCCGCGCCGACGGCAAACTGGTCGCGGTACCGCCGGCCATCAGCGACCTGCATCTGTGGGAACAACTGCTGCGGCACATGGACCAAGGCGTTATGCGCGCCGCTGAATACCCGCTGCAAGGCGATGACCTGGTGCAGCTGACCCGCGAACACGTCGCCGCCCTCGCCCGCCTTGGTCAATCGCGCCTGGAGCCAGCTCATGTCTGA